CAAAGTCACTGTCAGTTACTAGGCTATAGAAATTGTTTGAGGTCGATCTCATCACAAAGGGAATATTTTCTTCAATACAGCACTGTACTTTTCCATTTTCACCAGAATCTGGGTCTTGAATATTCATCATTGTTACGACAGTACCCTGTTTAGCATCCTCAGATATGGCACTCGTCTTTGACATGATGTTAATAGCTGGTTTGTTATCATTCATATCGATTACGTCAATAATTACCTTACAGGAATCTGTATGACCTCCTTGGTCCCTCGCTTGAACATTAATCTGATAATGTTTAAGTATTTCATAATCAATGTCCCCGACTAATTTAACTATACCGTCATCTCGACCTATTTCAAAAATATCATTCGACGCCTCAGCTGTATTCGAAATGGAATACGTAACTCTCCCATTTTGTCCTTGATCAGCGTCAGACGCGCTGACAGTGGTTAAAACGACGCCTTTATGGGCGTTCTCGGTTACACGAGCCTTGTAAACAGCTTCCGAACAAACGGGCGCATTATCATTGGCGTCTAGTACAGTGATGAGTATCTGCATTGTTCCTGATAGCTGAGGCTCTCCTCCATCTACAGCTGTCAACAACAGAGATATCTGCTCCTGTTTTTCGCGATCTAGAGGTTTCTGTAAAACCATCTCTACATTTTTACCACCATCAGGGAGACTATGCATTTCCAAAATGAAATTCTCGGTGGGTTTGAGAAAATATATTTGGAGGTCATTATGACCAACGTCATCGTCAACGGCTCTCTCGAGGACGAGTCTAGCTCCTGTTAAAGCAGACTCGCTTATTTCAAATTTGACTTCATTATTTTTGAAAATAGGAACATTGTCATTTACATCTCTAATTTCAACTGTAACTGTATAAAATTCCATCGGGTTCTCTAGAATAATCTGAAAATGTAAAGCGCAAGGCGTCGTCTGTCCGCAGAGTGATTCACGGTCTATTATCTCTTTGATGAGGAGAACTCCCCTTTCTTTATTCAGCTCGATGTACTCTACGCTGTCTCCTGTATAAATACGAGCTTTACCTGATTTCAGTCTTTTTATATCTAAACCCAAATCCTGCGCTATGTTACCGACTAAAGAGCCTTTCGCCATTTCCTCGGGAATGGAGTAACTAACCTGCCCGTGTACTGAactgagagagaggaccgagaTAAACAACAGTACTTGCCGTGTCATTGTTCTGTCCGACATTTTCCCTTCAACATGAAACAACAAGGACATTATAATCCCTTAAGCAATTTGCGAAATTCTGTCATAAGTAAATCCCGTAAAGAATAACATTTTCTCCCAATAATCCGTATATAATGGAACAAAAGAAGCTCAACTCCGTATCTCTGTGCTTAGTGTTCTCTGTAACCCGGAATGTGCTCTCTGCGTGAAGCTCGTTCTGTCTCTAATATATCGACATAATGGGGAGGTACTGCAGCAAATGTGCTCTAAAACTGCAACACACTGACCAACAGCGTCCCTTTGAGTTTGATCCACTCAACTACAGATAAActtcaaaaataaacacattcCAACATATTTTGGAAGATTTGAGTCTCCAAAGATTAAACCATAGCCCTGTCATGCTTTACCCAACATAGGCTATATCAAAACCTCTTGGCCAACTGTAAAAGTAGATGCCACTGGATGTTAACGAGTGATCTCAAACAAGACTCATGTTGCTTTAAACTATAGCCTACATAACAAAAGACACACATTTCTAAAATCTGATGTATGGTAGGTAGTGTGCTTTCCGGTCAAATATACAAATACTGGTATAGACTTATGAATGTAATTATTTATATAAAAATTCAGCGTGATATTGACAAGGACGATGTCTTCAATACAATTCACCCTTTACTGCTAACAGGTCTCTCTGTACAAAAAGCCGCTGTTCATGTCAGTGGTGCTGAATTGGCAAAATCGGTGGAATTAATATAATTGCTGAGCATGGAAAGATTCCAAATTTAAAGAGTCGATGTTAAAAATGTTAAAAACATTACACAATGAATTACACATACAAATATACTTGTAGGAGAAAATTAATTATTCAAATATTACAGACCTCTAGTGgcgagtctggttcatccaggATGTTATTTTCACTCTGCATTCGCTGCATCGTCCCTGTAGAACTGGGGTCCATTATCAGTACATTCTGACTACAGGGTCTGACGAACTTACAGTCACTCTTTCTGGAGTCAGTCGTCCTGCACACCTCGTAATTGTACACGTGCTGCAGAGTTCCTGTCCCCAAA
The Oncorhynchus mykiss isolate Arlee chromosome 31, USDA_OmykA_1.1, whole genome shotgun sequence genome window above contains:
- the LOC110504871 gene encoding protocadherin beta-16-like, with amino-acid sequence MSLLFHVEGKMSDRTMTRQVLLFISVLSLSSVHGQVSYSIPEEMAKGSLVGNIAQDLGLDIKRLKSGKARIYTGDSVEYIELNKERGVLLIKEIIDRESLCGQTTPCALHFQIILENPMEFYTVTVEIRDVNDNVPIFKNNEVKFEISESALTGARLVLERAVDDDVGHNDLQIYFLKPTENFILEMHSLPDGGKNVEMVLQKPLDREKQEQISLLLTAVDGGEPQLSGTMQILITVLDANDNAPVCSEAVYKARVTENAHKGVVLTTVSASDADQGQNGRVTYSISNTAEASNDIFEIGRDDGIVKLVGDIDYEILKHYQINVQARDQGGHTDSCKVIIDVIDMNDNKPAINIMSKTSAISEDAKQGTVVTMMNIQDPDSGENGKVQCCIEENIPFVMRSTSNNFYSLVTDSDFDRERASEYNITVTCSDEGLPSLSSSVTLTLQISDVNDNEPVFERSSYEAYITENNTPGISIFTVKARDADWNQNARVSYILEDSSVNGVPVSSYVSVSADSGVIHAVRSFDYEQIKDFQFRVKAQDGGSPPLSSNVTVKIMIQDQNDNTPQVLYPVQTSSSLVAEMVPRSADAGYLVTKVVAVDVDSGQNAWLSYKLQKATDRALFAVGLQNGEIRTIRQVNDKDAVKQRLTVVVEDNGQPSRSATVNVNVAVADSFPEVLSEFTDFTHDKEYNDNLTFYLVLALAVVSFLFITCLVVIISVKIFRWRQSRVLYHSNLPVIPYYPPRYADTLGTGTLQHVYNYEVCRTTDSRKSDCKFVRPCSQNVLIMDPSSTGTMQRMQSENNILDETDSPAEVCYI